One region of Vicinamibacterales bacterium genomic DNA includes:
- the trpD gene encoding anthranilate phosphoribosyltransferase: MFRDLIEKLQRHEDLTVGEAASAMEAIMDGHAQPSQIAGLLVGLAMKGERPDEIVGLATAMRARATRLSRSVGPVFDTCGTGGDGAHTFNVSTIAALALAACGVRVAKHGNRSASSRCGSADLLEALGVNISAPPPVVERCLEDAGMAFFFAQVFHPSMKHAAATRRELGVRTAFNLLGPLTNPAGATRQLVGVPRPELTELVARSLAQLGSERAWVVHGADGLDEISTTGYTKISECREGQVNTFYLHPADVGLPKSASEALRGGEPQDNVEIARRVLAGEAGGPRDVVVLNAGASLLIAGRVATVREGIALAAEAIDSGRAAAVLERLIACSRAGAGVA; this comes from the coding sequence ATGTTCCGCGATCTGATCGAAAAGCTGCAGCGCCACGAGGACCTCACGGTCGGCGAAGCGGCGTCGGCGATGGAGGCGATCATGGACGGCCATGCGCAGCCGTCGCAGATCGCGGGTCTGCTGGTCGGGCTGGCGATGAAGGGGGAGCGGCCCGACGAGATCGTCGGCCTGGCGACGGCGATGCGGGCGCGCGCGACGCGCCTGAGCCGGAGCGTGGGACCGGTGTTCGACACCTGCGGCACGGGCGGCGACGGCGCCCACACGTTCAACGTCTCGACGATCGCCGCGCTCGCGCTCGCCGCCTGCGGCGTGCGCGTCGCCAAGCACGGGAATCGGAGCGCCTCGAGCCGCTGCGGCAGCGCCGATCTGCTGGAGGCGCTCGGCGTCAACATCAGCGCCCCGCCACCTGTCGTCGAGCGCTGCCTCGAGGATGCCGGCATGGCGTTCTTCTTCGCCCAGGTCTTCCATCCGTCGATGAAGCACGCGGCGGCGACGCGGCGTGAGCTGGGCGTCCGTACCGCGTTCAATCTGCTCGGCCCGCTGACCAACCCGGCCGGCGCGACGCGACAGCTCGTCGGCGTGCCGCGGCCGGAGCTGACCGAGCTCGTGGCGCGGTCGCTCGCCCAGCTCGGCTCCGAGCGCGCCTGGGTCGTCCACGGCGCCGACGGGCTCGACGAGATTTCGACCACCGGATACACGAAGATTTCGGAGTGCCGAGAGGGACAGGTGAACACCTTCTACCTGCACCCGGCGGACGTCGGATTGCCGAAGAGCGCGTCCGAGGCGCTGAGGGGCGGGGAGCCGCAGGACAACGTGGAGATCGCGCGGCGCGTGCTGGCCGGCGAGGCCGGCGGCCCCCGCGATGTCGTCGTCTTGAACGCCGGCGCGTCTCTACTGATCGCCGGACGGGTCGCGACGGTCCGTGAGGGTATC
- a CDS encoding aminodeoxychorismate/anthranilate synthase component II — protein MTVLLLDNYDSFTYNLAQYLGELGHAPSVRRNDEITLGEIEALAPERIVISPGPGRPEDAGISVDVIRRIGPRVPVFGVCLGHQAIGYAFGGDVARAPVVMHGKVSKVQHDGRGVFVGISQPFVAGRYHSLVVNEPVPAPLEVTARTEDGIVMGLRHREWPLHGVQFHPESVLTGEGRQILRNFLEL, from the coding sequence ATGACGGTCCTGTTGCTCGACAACTACGATTCGTTCACCTATAACCTCGCGCAGTATCTGGGGGAGCTGGGACACGCCCCCAGCGTCCGGCGAAACGACGAGATCACGCTCGGCGAGATCGAGGCGCTTGCGCCAGAGCGGATCGTGATCTCCCCCGGCCCTGGCCGGCCAGAGGACGCCGGCATCAGCGTCGACGTCATCCGCCGGATCGGGCCGCGCGTGCCGGTGTTCGGCGTCTGCCTGGGGCACCAGGCGATCGGTTACGCGTTTGGCGGCGACGTCGCGCGCGCGCCGGTGGTGATGCATGGCAAGGTGTCCAAGGTGCAGCACGACGGCCGCGGCGTGTTCGTCGGCATTTCGCAGCCGTTCGTGGCCGGACGTTACCACTCGCTCGTCGTGAACGAGCCGGTCCCGGCGCCGCTCGAAGTGACCGCGCGCACGGAGGACGGCATCGTCATGGGGCTGCGCCATCGCGAATGGCCGCTGCACGGCGTCCAGTTCCACCCCGAGTCGGTCCTGACCGGCGAAGGGCGTCAGATCCTGCGCAACTTCCTGGAGCTGTGA